The following DNA comes from Girardinichthys multiradiatus isolate DD_20200921_A chromosome 2, DD_fGirMul_XY1, whole genome shotgun sequence.
TGAACTAACCCAAATATGACCAGAAATCTATTCTGTTTAAAGTGACCTAAGAGATCACAATGTTCCCTCTTCATGGTACTTGCAGCAATTTGTGACTCACAGCTACTTTGGCTAGGCTAAAGAGGAAACAAGAAAGGGGTGAAGAGCTACTTCTGTATTTTTAACTTTCTACTCAGAAGTATGCTGCAGCCGTGGGGTGCAAAACCCAACGATGACACCAAAACTGAAgtgatgttttaaaaacagcgcagtttcatttagtttttagtcgtgcttttgttttttttttaaattgttgagGGTTGTTTTGCACCTCACGGCCACTATAGATTTTTTTGGGTAATGATTAATATGGGCTGTAAATGATTTGTATTGTGGAATATAAAACGACATGTCAATAAAGCAGGCCAGTTTATAATTCCACCGCACAAGAGAGTAATAAAATGTTGATATCGCCAATCAATCATTATTATGCTGACAATTTCCCGCTGTAAATCCTCTTTAATATTCTTGATATGCAAGATGGTTAACTACATGTCATGCACTTTAAGCTATTGTTCAGACTGATGATGAttttgattattcttttttttatatgcaGTAAGCAGAAGATTAGTATAAAAGGATATGAGTCAGTTCCGCCCCAACATTAAAGAAGTGGTGGGAGAAAAAAAGGAACTATTGCATCTCTTGCTGTTTTGTGGTAAGAAAATGCAGAATAGAAACACAAAGTCCACTCTGCTGTTTTTCTGTCGTAGGATGTAAACACAGGACAAGGCATGCATGCCAGATCTGGTAACACATTCTGTTTTGGCTAAAGGTTCCCAGCTGAAAGAGACTAGTGATTCTGGCATCTAAAACTAACCAAAACAACCTGATAACGGATCCAGTATGTTTGAAACGTTATTTCAGGCATTCTGTCATGTTGTAGTTCTCACACTTGAAGCGAATGCTGGCATCAGTCATGCAGAGGAGTTATGCCATCCAACCCAAACCAACAGGCTGTCTAGGAAAAATAAAGCTCTTTTTCTCAGCATTGCTCAGTCACTGGAGTCCTTGCAAAAGcgataaataataaatcatcccCAAGCATTCCTCAGATTGTAACTTTACTGCCATTTGTTGCAGTATTTCCACCATTTCTGTGAATCAGCTGATAAGAGTGAGTGTGACCTGTGTGATAAACCACGGGATTTGTCAAGGTTGTGAAATTGCCTCAAGCAGTTCTTATCCAATGATGGCTCTGTTATTTGCGCAAATTGGTCATATTGCTGCATTGTATGCTGCCCATACTGCTTAAGTGTGTGATGATTAAAGTCTGTTCTAAATGAGCTCTAAGGACAGGTGCACATTAGTACATTTGAATAAGGTTGAAAGTTTAATttctttcagtaattcagttcaaaaagcaATACTTTCATATGAAATGTTACACACtgattattatatatatatttcgaGTGTTTACTTCCATTAATTTGTAAATGTAGTTTCTCAAATAATAACAATATTACATAAGCCAAATTAAAAAAGGAGATATTGCCCTACTGAAAGATACtgtatgtccatgtactgtagTGTATGCACTTGGTACTAAGACACTTCTGATGTTATCTCTGGTTCAGAAGTGAGTTGGGACAAAGAATGTGACAATTGTAGCCCATACCTTTTTCCATtagtttttcctttcactcaacttttCATGATGCAACAGTAGACATTGACTGTTTGCTGGTCAGCAGTCTTTCCCCTGATTGTGCAGGCCATAACATGACCacaggtcaacatttctgtgttaaagacccttttttggtgtttttttgtaAGATTCTTGTATATTATAACTGAATGTTTGGTTATAGATGGCTAGATGAATGTTATctagctgctaaaatctctgcagaccccacacaccctgcacacaaactgttcagagatttaccttcaggctgccgctacagagcactgtttactaaaaccagccgccacagagacagtttcttccccctggctgtttctctgttgaacattcaatagagtacaaaacaacagcatacagatgttgcaaatgcacctttttattatatatgtgtatattgtacattgtatatatgtatattctgtaatacaaaaacaaaaccaaagaacaaagtgtaccggagtcaaattccttgttttttatgtacgaacttggcaataaagctgattctgattctgatcaatcTCAAGGGGATTTTTGACTATCATCATTGCAGTAATGATGGTGGATGTGTGATGAAGCCTGATGGCAGCAGGCAGAAATGACTTCCTGTATCCTGTTCCTTTGAGCATCTGGGATCAATGAGTGTTACTGAGCCTGCTGGTTGTTGTTGGTTTTTGGAGGGAGGTGggatttgtttttcacttgttcattagctgtaagccattatCATCATAATCAGGAATACAACCTTGCAAtacatctgtgtgtaatgaattttaaatgtttgatattgtaatatttttaattccccctttattttaaatatttaaatcctaCTTTTTCATCATGTATTTTCTCAGGTCTGGAGCCATATCAGTGCTTCGCAGCAACATCTCCAGAGGATGAGCCGCGAATCCATGCAGACACTTGCAGACCCAGTGTTTCGAAGCACGATGCCCTTATTTGATGGAACGGTAGCATCCAGTGGACTCACAAAACCACAAGCTATGCCTGGTTTCCTGGGTAAGCAGACAGTGCAGTACAATGGAGCCTATTTTGCTTATGAACCCAGAGTAAAGGACAGAGAAGGATTCACCCCTCCTTGGAGCCACTCGAAGACATCTCCGCTGGATGACAGAAGTCCTGTGAGTCACCTCTCTGGAATGGTACAAAACCACATGGCATACAGGAAAGACAGCATTTCTTCAGAGGGAAGTCATCACACCCCGGTTAAGAAGGGTTTTATAGTGTACACTAAAAGTCCTGAGATGAACAGTCCAACAGCTGCTTGTTCTGCGGTGATTAGAAAACCAAAACCAGGAGGTGAGAATTCCCCCTCTCCATCTAAAAGCTCTGTTTACCTGGCAATTCCCAAGCCGGTCTATGGACTCAGTCCCTGCTGTAATGAACTGGGCTGTGTGATAGGACACCGTTATGGCATGGATCACATCTCTCCTAGAATACCAACCAATGTTTATGAACATGAGTGGATGCAAAGCAATGGCCACTACCTTGAAAAGCTCCCAATTCAGAGAAAAGATGCACTGCAGCAGAATGATTTACAGTTTGAATGCAATGCAGAACAGCTGAAGAGGGTAACTGTGGAGGCATACAGTCCGAGCAGGGTCAGGGCTCTGCCCTCTTTGACTGAGCCAAGCTACAGCAGCTACCCCTGCACCCCAACTCGTACACTGTTTGGTTCTTTCAGAGAGCCCAGCAGTCAACCACTGCAGACCTCCCCCGCAGGCTATCCCGGCCTGTACGCCCCCCGTCCCACATATGAGCATATGACCTCAGAGGTTTATCAGGAATGTTCTCCCATGTCCAAATATGGCCAGCTTGCACAGCACCCAGGGTTTTACTACTCCCAGACAAACGGAGAGGTGGAAAACAGGACACAGAGAAAAGAGAGTGGTAGTAAGCAGGGAGAAGATGGCCCTCTCCTTCATAAACACTTGATCTCCCCCCGAGAGCATTACGTAGTGCCTCAGCCGCATCATGCTGAAATTCCTTTGTCTTGCACTGAAATGTTGCCAAATCATTCTTTTATACAGGGTTATGACTATCCATGTTACACAGTTCCAAGATTTCATCTAAAGGCGAGCCAAATCAGGGACCCTTTAAAAAGGCAAAATTCATTATCTGGATTTCACCCGAGTAGCATGAATGCTCCCTCTTCCAGCCAACACATGGATTACCCTATAGCCAAAGAGAAACCCAACACTGCCGTACATATTGACCAGCTACACAGTTCCTCATCTATCGTACGCGTGAACAAAAGCAGTCCTGCAAGACGTTTAAACCCAGCTGCTGTCTCACCATCTAGCACACAAGTTGGCAGGTTCTTCCAACCATTTACCAGCCTGCACATAGATCCACCAGTCCATCTACAACCTGTCGTTAACATGGACAGAATCCTAGAACATTCCCCTGCTGAAGCCCAAGTGAATCAGCCAAAAAGCCTTCCTGTGTCCCCAGCACCTTGGCTGCCCCCCTCACCCAGCCACTGCTCAGAAAGAACCCACACAGCTGCGCCCAATAATGTCCGAAAAATTATCTATTCCCCCGGTGTTACGGCAGGAAGCAAGCACAATGGGCCGGTGTCTGACGCAGGAACCAGCGACTATAAAAAGTGCCCAACGCAGAGCGTTTCTCACTCATCTCACCCCTTCAGAATAAAAGATGAGGATGTGTATGAGGTGGAATgcaccaacaacaacaaacgACAAAAGGTGGAAATTGAGAAAGCTAAGGCAAGTAAGAAAACTGACTCACCACCTATGCCAGTTATTAACAATGTGTTCAGCTTGGCACCTTACCAGCTGCACCTGCAGGATCCGGGAGTTTTGTTTCCAGGAAGAGAACCTCAGAGAACCTCCCAGACTTCAGAGAAGCACAGTGACAAAGTCAAGCCAaacagcaaagagaagagattAGATCAAAAGAATCAAGCGTCCGTCATCCGACTAGAATCTAAAAGCTCCTCGCATACCTCGGCTGACGAGTCTTCTGTCCAAGCTAAAAagattaaagtggaaaaagtaGATTCACCAGATGTAAGCAACTCTATAGAGAGCCAAACCCATCACAGCAAAGTGGAAATGAAGAAGGAGCCTGAGGAGACTCAATCACCTACCAGTGTGCATGTGGCATTGAAAGAGAAATGTGAATCCAGTGAACTGAAACATACGTCATTATCTGCAAGTGAAAATACAACTTCAGATGAGATGAAATGTGCTGACTTGACTGTACAAATGGATCCAAATCATCAGGATGAGACATTAAAAAGCCAGGTGTTTGCATTGCATCCAAAACCCAACTCTCTGTCTCCAGGGAAAGTCAGTTTTAAAAGCATTCCTCCTCATTGCCTTAAACTTTCCACCTACAATATTATCGTTCCTGATAGCAAGCGCTGCAAAACTGCTCTACCTGTGGAGCACAATCCCCACCCACAGCCCATACCTGTACTTACAGCCATACAAGAGTGCCAAACTCCAGCACGCAAGCACTTCTTAGAGCTGCACCAATCTCTCTGCAGCTTGATATCCAAATATGTGTCTGCTTCTTCAGAGCAAGATCTCAAAAACTGGGTGTCTCAGCTGGAAATATCAGAATCTTCGTCTCAGTCGAGCAAGGTCCAGAGAGTAACCTGCCTGTTGGGTGCAAAAGTGAGAGAGATGTGGATCaacaaggagatcaaagcagcgcTCCAGGAGGTCCTCGAGAGGCTGAGGGAGTACACGGCTCAGAAGCGCTGTCCTTTTCCGCACGTGATGCGGACTGGCGCCGTGTTTCTCCCCATGCTGGTGGTGAAGGAGCTGCTGTTTCCGACGGTCCAGGGCAGCTTCATTGACAAAGTGCTGCAGGAACACAAGGTGGAGCTGCGGCCCACCACGCTCTCTGAAGAGAAGATCCTGATCCAGCTTCATAAGCGAGCCTGCTCTTCCAAGCTCAGAAGGCTGATCTCCCTCAAACACCTGCCAGACATTTACACAGAGGTGGTCAACCTGCTGTACTATACTTACGTCTGCAAACATTTGGGTGAGTACATGCTCCCTGAAGACCTGCTTACATTCATTTATTATGAACTTATTGGATTACTGTTGGTGATTCAGATTGATCAAATACTTGCTTTCTTTTCTAAGCTTGGGATAATGCGTGACATTTATTTCTCCGGTTCTTCTTTAGTAAACCTTATAAAAGCCACTTTGGTAAGCAAATGTTTCCTAATTACCCATGAGGACATGCTGGGCATAAAGTATTAAAATGATCATGAATTAGACGGGTGAATAGACGGAATGTTGTAAATTGTTTTACATTGATtttgcagctgtggcagaaCTCCAATCTATTaagagatttgttttgtcattGGAAAACCACAGCTCAACCATGTCTTCGTAAACCCATTTtttatgcaacaaaataaaaacattgtaaaaaaaaaaggtatagtgccttggaaaaatattaataccccttgaacctttttacgTGTTCTCATATTACCATTCATTAtctatttattgggattttatgtgatttacaaatataaaatagtgcataattctAATGTActgaaatgtaatgaaaatgatgcatggttttcaatagAAATATGAAAATTGTGACATGCATTTAACCCCTTATACTCAtttacccttaaataaaattcagtgcaacaaATTGCCCTTCAGAACTCTCCTATTAAGTAAATGGACCTGTTCGAAATTTCATCTCACCTCCTGTACGTAACTTAATCTCaaaataaatccagctgttccgtttaggcctcagaggtttgtcagggaaaattaaagaacaaacggcatcataaagaccaaggaccaTAGCAGACAGAtcagaaagaaggataaaacaacatcctaaatGTTAAACATCTGTCAGAGCTTTGTTCAatacatcatctgaaaatgaacgAGTTTGTTTCAACTGCAAACCTGTAAGGATATTACCATCTggctaaactgacaggccaggcaggACAGCATTAAcaagaaaagcagccaagaggcccatggtaactctggaggagttacAGAGACCCACAGCTCTGTTTCACAGTGACTTGAAACAGCATAATTTCCCCTTGTGATTAGGTTTTCTgatttccaaatgtttttacaagaaCAACGGTTTTGCCTGTTAATTGTATAAAAACATAGCTTTTCTCAATgtaaaaatcctaaaacaaacTGAGATTTCTTTgtctataataaataaaataacaggaTTCAGATAACCTTATGAAACTGGTGAATGGAGGATAAAGGGTAGAAAACAGGAATAATCTTTGGACCTTTTAATATAGCATGGAATCACTcattaacaaaacacaaaatttagCTCAGACACGCTTCTGACAACTTGCATCTGCAGTGaaagttaaaatataaaacttcaaaaatgaaaacaaaatctaaaagtaCTGCAAATGTTTTGAGAGTTTAGCTTCTTTAGGAAGGGAATAGGAAAGTGAACCATCCAGCTTGTCATCAGAAACCAGCAGCATCTGTGTTGTGGTCCTGTCCCAGCTTTTAAGCATAGCTTTGGCATTGAattacaaataaacataaaacaatataaatagaCAATTTAACAGCTTGGTCCGATGAAGCCCAGGCATTTTGCTCCAAATGCATTATATACAGCATCTGAGTTTTAAAGGACTTTGGCAACATTCTTCTTGCTTGTTCTGCAAAAACTTTGTCTTTGCAAATACTTTGAAAGAGTAAACTCAGCCTTGGTTTGCAGGTTTTTTGGAAATATCCTTTAATGACTCTTGTGAACTGCAGTTCTCTGTTTTGACTACTTGCTGTAGTATTTCTTactctctctttttttccaaTTCATCATTTTTGATTAATCTAATCACATTTTCTGCAGTGGTggccctttttttttgttttttgtaaagaatgAAGTACAATTAACAATGGTGCAATATAaaattcatttattgttttacagaATCACCCTCACCTGATGTCCAAAAGAGAGTCCaggtatatatgtacatttttgtttttaattttcaaattttaattaaCCACTCTTTGCATTTTCCATGATTTAAAAAGCAGAACGTTTTTCTGCTAACCTTCAGCAGCACAACACCAAAAGTTGCATGATTTTACTTGTTGTGCAGGCCTGGGGATGGCGCACTTGGTTGATTatggaaaaatgaaataatttgggAATTTGTTACTTAGCTGACCTCAAAAAGAGAGAGGCAGGCTGGTGCATGATGTAACCAGAGCACAGTAGTTGCAATGATtaactttcttcttttttttttttttttcaaatcaccTGATCTTCACGTTTTTCCACGTTTCAATCACAAACCTCGATGCTTTTTACTGGATTCTTATGTgagagaacaacacaaagtagtgctaaAGGAGACtcatgttttttggtttttgtttaaacacatttcacaaatgaaaacctgaaaagtgtggagtgcattCGTTCAGCAAATCTTCTGGGGTATGCCTCAAtaatttgcacatctagagactgaaagttTGCCCAGTCAGAGCTTAGTCACATTGGATGGAAAGTGTCTGCAAAGAGCAATTACCAAATAGAGGTGAACTTTCACCTCCATTTCCCAGGTTTGCAGCCTCTACCaggctttcttccaggattggcctgtatttagctcgATACATCTTaacataaactctgaccagcaagacatgcatgcccacagcatgacactgtccgacagtgtcatgctgtgggcatgcatgtcttgctggtgtgctgttagtttttcaccacacatTTCGCATGTAGGCAAAAAAGGTTCTACTTTtgatcttatctgaccagagctcctTCTTCTGTATATTTGCCATGTCCCCTACGTGGCGTGTGACAAACTACAAACAGAACCTCATATGGTTCTTTTTCATTAATGTGTTTCTTCTTGCCTCTCATCCATAAAGGCCAAATACATATTAAGTTCACAACTTATAGTAGTTAATTTACCACATCCCCCCAGAGCCGTGGATCTGTGCAACTCCTCCACAGTTACCGTAGCTCTCTTGTTTGCTTCTCTGAagaatgctctccttgcctgacctgtaagtttaggtggacagccatggtTTGGTGCGTTTATAGTTGTGCCATGCTGCCGCCAATTTCAGAACAATGCCCTGTGAAATGTTCAACACTAACTCagctttgaacttctccacaactttctctctgacgtgtctgctgtgttccttgttttcatgaggctgtttgttcactaatgttttctaacaaacctttaagaccttcacagaacatctggattattactgaaattaaattacacatgggTGAACTCAGTCTACTGATTAGATGACTGAGCGTTATTTAGGTAAATTGGGGAAAAGGAcgttgaatacaaatgtacgccacatttttcagatttttattcataaaacaaatttaaaaaccatgtgtaattttctttacttttcacAATTATGCGCTACTTTGTCACTCAAAATCATGGAGCCGGTAGTTTTTGGGTGATCCACTTACTTTACATTAGTTCAATTTCAGCTACACATGTAGTACTCTTCaagtatgtttttaaatggAACTTATGGTTACAAGatgtatttattatatttttcttgAATCTGTCCTGAATTTCCGTTCACATCTGACACTTTTTTCAGTTCACATGACTTAAAGGCTCTTGACTTTGGTAAAGGATCTTTGCTCCTGTCCTGCTCTTGACCTTCACTGCTGTTTTACTCCCTGACTGATTGTATCCTCTGTGGCAGCTGACTGTGTTCCCAGCCTTCACGTTTACCCCGTCTGTCTGTGCTAATAGACTGTTCGATGGTGGAGGATCACTGGATTACGTTTGTCCAGTTCCCGTTTTTTTAGCTGACATCAGTTTCCTATTGTTTCTGTGTGCAGAATAGGTGCCCTTGGAACATTAAACTGTCTGCCTAGTTCGCATTTTAGGAAAACTGaaactatttatttaatttgtttatctTTGAATCCATTCTAAAAGATCCCTTTACAAATCGCTGTTCAGTGGTTTTCCTGACCACTAAATAAATGCTATAACCTGCTTTAACtctcattttcctttttctagTAAGCAACCTGATTTTTCCATACATAGGTGCATCttaattagaatatcatcaaaaacatttttttatttaagtaaattaatTGAAAAATTGAAACTcgtagattcattacacagtgatatatttcaacccttttatttctgttttcttatgGCTTACCgccaaaaattatatttttcagaAAAGTAGAACATTATGTAAGAACAATAAAAGTATTttgtaatacagaaatgttgtcaGTTGTACACAATTATAAAGacgactgctgacttgacagttgtccagcacaGTCATGGACACCCTTGGAGGGTAAGCcaaaaaaggtcattgctaaataaGCTAGTTGTACATATTTATGGAAAAttttgtggaagaaaaaagtgtgataAAGGAAGGTACA
Coding sequences within:
- the c2h15orf39 gene encoding uncharacterized protein C15orf39 homolog isoform X2, with amino-acid sequence MSRESMQTLADPVFRSTMPLFDGTVASSGLTKPQAMPGFLGKQTVQYNGAYFAYEPRVKDREGFTPPWSHSKTSPLDDRSPVSHLSGMVQNHMAYRKDSISSEGSHHTPVKKGFIVYTKSPEMNSPTAACSAVIRKPKPGGENSPSPSKSSVYLAIPKPVYGLSPCCNELGCVIGHRYGMDHISPRIPTNVYEHEWMQSNGHYLEKLPIQRKDALQQNDLQFECNAEQLKRVTVEAYSPSRVRALPSLTEPSYSSYPCTPTRTLFGSFREPSSQPLQTSPAGYPGLYAPRPTYEHMTSEVYQECSPMSKYGQLAQHPGFYYSQTNGEVENRTQRKESGSKQGEDGPLLHKHLISPREHYVVPQPHHAEIPLSCTEMLPNHSFIQGYDYPCYTVPRFHLKASQIRDPLKRQNSLSGFHPSSMNAPSSSQHMDYPIAKEKPNTAVHIDQLHSSSSIVRVNKSSPARRLNPAAVSPSSTQVGRFFQPFTSLHIDPPVHLQPVVNMDRILEHSPAEAQVNQPKSLPVSPAPWLPPSPSHCSERTHTAAPNNVRKIIYSPGVTAGSKHNGPVSDAGTSDYKKCPTQSVSHSSHPFRIKDEDVYEVECTNNNKRQKVEIEKAKASKKTDSPPMPVINNVFSLAPYQLHLQDPGVLFPGREPQRTSQTSEKHSDKVKPNSKEKRLDQKNQASVIRLESKSSSHTSADESSVQAKKIKVEKVDSPDVSNSIESQTHHSKVEMKKEPEETQSPTSVHVALKEKCESSELKHTSLSASENTTSDEMKCADLTVQMDPNHQDETLKSQVFALHPKPNSLSPGKVSFKSIPPHCLKLSTYNIIVPDSKRCKTALPVEHNPHPQPIPVLTAIQECQTPARKHFLELHQSLCSLISKYVSASSEQDLKNWVSQLEISESSSQSSKVQRVTCLLGAKVREMWINKEIKAALQEVLERLREYTAQKRCPFPHVMRTGAVFLPMLVVKELLFPTVQGSFIDKVLQEHKVELRPTTLSEEKILIQLHKRACSSKLRRLISLKHLPDIYTEVVNLLYYTYVCKHLGLNMNPTYKEQDGGHDVSNSGTPVPCDAPTSPSESHHQRCLKEEENETSPSKSKTKSRVRSALRHIFLDKSLSDEEATGDAEQTVVEGDLKSFINETPGAHQMENKESDHIAAEQESMAATQRPSAENSWTCPLTLDELSPSHSDAETESSSSRLPDNPASGRPAQSKNCSGMILKLRKMLSGGLNRKRVCYEAVLQSGTLAKPSSSQIEAGEGVGSDQHRMPKAPRRWKAKGSFCHPDRSLNSPPKTKQRSLLKIKYCPYLSACHSAEHRRRWVLRSAVQTARRAMRFYYPDLVGKRIRHLYEEDDKSEVWYRGEVLCIHEAHTNPLKTIFEVRYDSEPEWKYYLELMIDYKKGWLKIED
- the c2h15orf39 gene encoding uncharacterized protein C15orf39 homolog isoform X1 — its product is MIWVWSHISASQQHLQRMSRESMQTLADPVFRSTMPLFDGTVASSGLTKPQAMPGFLGKQTVQYNGAYFAYEPRVKDREGFTPPWSHSKTSPLDDRSPVSHLSGMVQNHMAYRKDSISSEGSHHTPVKKGFIVYTKSPEMNSPTAACSAVIRKPKPGGENSPSPSKSSVYLAIPKPVYGLSPCCNELGCVIGHRYGMDHISPRIPTNVYEHEWMQSNGHYLEKLPIQRKDALQQNDLQFECNAEQLKRVTVEAYSPSRVRALPSLTEPSYSSYPCTPTRTLFGSFREPSSQPLQTSPAGYPGLYAPRPTYEHMTSEVYQECSPMSKYGQLAQHPGFYYSQTNGEVENRTQRKESGSKQGEDGPLLHKHLISPREHYVVPQPHHAEIPLSCTEMLPNHSFIQGYDYPCYTVPRFHLKASQIRDPLKRQNSLSGFHPSSMNAPSSSQHMDYPIAKEKPNTAVHIDQLHSSSSIVRVNKSSPARRLNPAAVSPSSTQVGRFFQPFTSLHIDPPVHLQPVVNMDRILEHSPAEAQVNQPKSLPVSPAPWLPPSPSHCSERTHTAAPNNVRKIIYSPGVTAGSKHNGPVSDAGTSDYKKCPTQSVSHSSHPFRIKDEDVYEVECTNNNKRQKVEIEKAKASKKTDSPPMPVINNVFSLAPYQLHLQDPGVLFPGREPQRTSQTSEKHSDKVKPNSKEKRLDQKNQASVIRLESKSSSHTSADESSVQAKKIKVEKVDSPDVSNSIESQTHHSKVEMKKEPEETQSPTSVHVALKEKCESSELKHTSLSASENTTSDEMKCADLTVQMDPNHQDETLKSQVFALHPKPNSLSPGKVSFKSIPPHCLKLSTYNIIVPDSKRCKTALPVEHNPHPQPIPVLTAIQECQTPARKHFLELHQSLCSLISKYVSASSEQDLKNWVSQLEISESSSQSSKVQRVTCLLGAKVREMWINKEIKAALQEVLERLREYTAQKRCPFPHVMRTGAVFLPMLVVKELLFPTVQGSFIDKVLQEHKVELRPTTLSEEKILIQLHKRACSSKLRRLISLKHLPDIYTEVVNLLYYTYVCKHLGLNMNPTYKEQDGGHDVSNSGTPVPCDAPTSPSESHHQRCLKEEENETSPSKSKTKSRVRSALRHIFLDKSLSDEEATGDAEQTVVEGDLKSFINETPGAHQMENKESDHIAAEQESMAATQRPSAENSWTCPLTLDELSPSHSDAETESSSSRLPDNPASGRPAQSKNCSGMILKLRKMLSGGLNRKRVCYEAVLQSGTLAKPSSSQIEAGEGVGSDQHRMPKAPRRWKAKGSFCHPDRSLNSPPKTKQRSLLKIKYCPYLSACHSAEHRRRWVLRSAVQTARRAMRFYYPDLVGKRIRHLYEEDDKSEVWYRGEVLCIHEAHTNPLKTIFEVRYDSEPEWKYYLELMIDYKKGWLKIED